In the Oryza glaberrima chromosome 6, OglaRS2, whole genome shotgun sequence genome, one interval contains:
- the LOC127777934 gene encoding uncharacterized protein LOC127777934, which translates to MEKPSPPPSGKSRPDCINSSNPYHECSDYCLRQIVEAREDNHRWSRVHPHCINASNPYHACSNFCFRRIIHAKPSPAGLERPVQEPPASEAVPAQADDDDDAKTDDDDDDDDDEDAAADDDDGYLKMTVTENQKLVFELRVRPSTILRFVVAAVCALLVIHLLGVSLVVVAHALI; encoded by the exons ATGGagaagccgtcgccgccgccgtcggggaaGTCGCGGCCGGATTGCATCAACTCGTCGAACCCGTACCACGAGTGCTCCGACTACTGCCTCCGGCAGATCGTGGAGGCCAGGGAAGATAATCATCGGTGGTCGCGCGTCCATCCCCACTGCATCAACGCCTCCAACCCCTACCACGCCTGCTCCAACTTCTGCTTCAGGAGGATCATCCACGCCAAACCCTCACCTGCAG GGTTGGAGCGTCCGGTGCAAGAGCCGCCTGCGTCCGAAGCTGTTCCTGCCCAAgctgacgacgatgatgatgccaaaactgacgacgacgacgatgacgacgacgacgaggacgctgccgcagacgacgacgatggttaCCTGAAGATGACAGTGACAGAGAATCAGAAGCTAGTATTTGAGCTTCGGGTGCGGCCATCGACGATTCTGCGGTTTGTGGTAGCTGCTGTGTGTGCACTCCTGGTTATTCATCTCCTCGGCGTATCTCTAGTTGTCGTTGCTCACGCCCTCATTTGA
- the LOC127777899 gene encoding uncharacterized protein LOC127777899: MEERQAVNPACPNAANPFHRCADYCPVPAPAAATAKPPPPPPSSRPAQNGTAAPQNGTAAAQNGIAEQNGSTHSDGELQAKPRRRDRAGGSGGLPFYVFLREGADGDGKKVDPRCPNAPNPFHVCTEHCAAKMAEVSRSSEGGKSPMSLFSRHSRRSSSSSEDGSVRSGSSKKVDPKCPNAGNPFHECTEHCAAKMKEVVQQNKTVKKSSSRKKGGKEISVVQNWKVDPRCPNASNPFHICAQYCFDHLNETGQKDTSKPDSRKGKAVVKAEQTGEINPDCVNASNPYHKCGEHCKRKGDR; the protein is encoded by the exons ATGGAGGAACGGCAGGCGGTCAACCCGGCCTGCCCCAACGCCGCCAACCCCTTCCACCGCTGCGCCGACTACTGCCCCGtccctgctcccgccgccgccaccgccaagccgcccccaccgccgccgtcttcccgaCCGGCGCAGAACGGGACCGCGGCGCCGCAGAACGGGACGGCCGCGGCGCAGAACGGAATCGCGGAGCAGAACGGGAGCACGCACAGCGACGGCGAGCTGCAGGcgaagccgcgccgccgcgacagGGCCGGCGGATCCGGGGGCCTCCCCTTCTACGTCTTCC TGCGCGAGggagccgacggcgacggcaagaaGGTGGACCCGCGATGCCCCAACGCGCCCAACCCGTTCCACGTCTGCACCGAGCACTGCGCCGCCAAGATGGCCGAGGTCAGCCGCTCGTCGGAGGGCGGGAAGTCCCCCATGTCCCTCTTCTCCCGCCActcgcgccgctcctcctcctcctctgaaG ATGGCAGCGTGAGATCGGGGAGCAGCAAGAAGGTGGATCCTAAGTGCCCAAATGCTGGCAATCCATTCCATGAATGCACTGAGCATTGTGCTGCCAAGATGAAGGAGGTGGTTCAGCAGAATAAGACTGTTAAGAAGTCGTCCTCACGCAAGAAAG GGGGAAAGGAGATCTCTGTGGTGCAGAACTGGAAGGTGGATCCGAGGTGCCCAAATGCGTCCAACCCATTCCATATATGCGCCCAATACTGCTTTGATCATTTGAACGAAACGGGTCAGAAAGATACAAGCAAACCAG ACTCAAGGAAGGGCAAAGCTGTTGTGAAAGCAGAGCAAACAGGAGAAATCAATCCTGATTGTGTGAATGCGTCCAATCCCTACCACAAGTGTGGGGAACATTGTAAGAGAAAGGGTGACAGGTAG
- the LOC127777376 gene encoding uncharacterized protein LOC127777376 — protein MPAASVGEGERGDRRDIAGGEKAQGMSHKEVAAAAVAGGGKAAGAEGSSSAGDSGRAPPPQAPCRGRRLPTTILRSAPSSSLMPPPRATLDLPRPVRPRTFTTSPVASVLDSSRCAGLGSPPMATPPLSLPLSPLPSAQSAASPLTSYSARRRYHNPGVQNHGGCPRGAAAGERGSGQGERGQRDGRSGMCALVRRQSSTGCLAPICHRQPP, from the coding sequence ATGCCGGCCGCGTCggtgggagagggggagagaggcgaCCGGCGTGACATCGCTGGCGGTGAGAAAGCGCAGGGAATGAGCCATAaggaggtggcagcggcggcggtggctggaggGGGCAAGGCAGCGGGTGCGGAGGGATCTTCATCTGCAGGCGACAGCGGcagagctccgccgccgcaagcACCCTGTCGAGGCCGACGGTTACCCACAACCATCCTCCGATCTGCTCCGTCTTCATCGTTGATGCCGCCCCCACGCGCCACCCTAGATCTGCCTCGCCCGGTCCGCCCAAGGACCTTCACCACTTCCCCCGTCGCTTCCGTCTTGGACTCCTCCCGATGCGCCGGCCTTGGCTCTCCACCGATGGCTACTCCGCCCCTCAGccttcctctttctcctctcccgTCGGCGCAGtcggccgcctctcccctcaCTAGCTACTCCGCACGCCGCCGCTACCACAACCCAGGAGTACAAAACCATGGTGGATGtccgcgcggggcggcggcgggcgagcgtggTAGCGGGCAGGGGGAAAGGGGGCAGAGAGATGGCCGCAGTGGCATGTGCGCGTTGGTGCGGCGACAGAGCTCGACCGGCTGCCTCGCCCCAATTTGCCACCGACAACCTCCTTGA
- the LOC127777375 gene encoding uncharacterized protein LOC127777375, whose protein sequence is MAYSGGGGKLSAVDAILAEAADLVALEQIAKLNTAHLAADGDSALPSSLESRFRKLKSLPAAPLPPPPPAKSLGRSATAPPHHTDPPPSETPDPAPPAPPAPAAQERRPEDAAKEAQEKDNSSPPPSQAHPPPAVTVPTAAAADDNEEDLEKLFRPGRGRPTLRERNRGRDDGSPSPPRQACCFGFSPKKTLQRTPTGSGRKSRRAGVAAAAADDVLGIGDAGEWGDENRRIVTELKQQQRKLKKALEEQVKVSRETAKMAQWVKQASARMTHTAAIDDLLSDCDDEDELK, encoded by the coding sequence ATGGCGtactccggcggtggcgggaagcTGTCCGCCGTCGATGCGATCCTCGCCGAGGCGGCCGACCTCGTCGCGCTGGAGCAGATCGCCAAGCTCAACaccgcccacctcgccgccgacggcgactcCGCGCTCCCTTCCAGCCTCGAGTCCCGCTTCCGCAAGCTCAAGTCCCTGCCCGCCGCGCcgttgcctccgccgccgcccgccaagTCCCTGGGCCgcagcgccaccgcgccgccccaCCACACCGACCCGCCGCCATCGGAGACGCCGGACCCTGCTCCGCCTGCGCCCCCTGCACCGGCGGCACAAGAACGCCGACCAGAAGACGCCGCCAAGGAAGCCCAGGAGAAGGAtaactcctcgccgccgccgtcgcaggcTCATCCTCCACCGGCCGTGACCgttccgacggcggcggcggcggacgacaaCGAGGAGGACCTGGAGAAGCTGTTCAGGCCAGGGCGCGGCCGGCCGACGCTGAGGGAGAGGAACAGGGGGAGGGACGAcggctcaccgtcgccgccgcgccaggcGTGTTGCTTCGGCTTCTCCCCCAAGAAGACGCTGCAGAGGACTCCGACCGGGAGCGGCAGGaagagccgccgcgccggcgtcgccgccgccgccgccgacgacgtcctTGGcatcggcgacgccggcgagtgGGGCGACGAGAACAGGAGGATCGTCACCGAgctcaagcagcagcagcgcaagCTCAAGAAGGCGCTCGAGGAGCAGGTCAAGGTCAGCAGGGAGACGGCCAAGATGGCGCAGTGGGTGAAGCAGGCGTCCGCGCGGATGACGCACACCGCTGCCATTGACGACTTGCTCAGCGACTGCGACGATGAAGACGAGCTCAAGTGA